A genomic window from Brassica oleracea var. oleracea cultivar TO1000 chromosome C8, BOL, whole genome shotgun sequence includes:
- the LOC106309786 gene encoding nuclear transcription factor Y subunit B-10 isoform X2, translated as MADSQAKSSGMSPGVGGGGSHESGGDQSPRSMNVREQDRFLPIANISRIMKRGLPANGKIAKDAKETMQECVSEFISFVTSEASDKCQREKRKTINGDDLLWAMTTLGFEEYVEPLKFYLTRYREMEGDNKGSGKGGESSGKRDGQPGQFLQQGGQQGSFSQGPYGNSQGSHMMVQMPNAE; from the exons ATGGCGGATTCACAGGCAAAGTCGTCGGGGATGAGTCCCGGAGTAGGAGGCGGTGGAAGCCACGAGAGCGGCGGAGATCAGAGCCCGAGGTCGATGAATGTTCGTGAGCAGGATAGGTTTCTCCCGATCGCTAACATAAGCCGAATCATGAAGAGGGGTTTGCCTGCAAACGGCAAGATTGCTAAAGATGCTAAAGAGACTATGCAGGAATGCGTCTCTGAGTTCATCAGCTTCGTCACCAGCGA AGCGAGTGATAAGTGCCAAAGAGAGAAGAGGAAGACTATCAACGGAGATGATTTGCTTTGGGCTATGACCACTTTAGGATTTGAAGAGTACGTTGAACCTCTCAAGTTTTACCTGACGAGATACAGAGAG ATGGAG GGTGACAACAAGGGATCAGGAAAAGGCGGGGAATCAAGTGGTAAGAGAGATGGTCAACCAGGCCAA TTTCTGCAGCAGGGTGGTCAGCAAGGCTCTTTCTCACAAGGTCCTTATGGAAACTCTCAA GGTTCGCATATGATGGTTCAAATGCCGAACGCAGAGTAG
- the LOC106309786 gene encoding nuclear transcription factor Y subunit B-10 isoform X3, with product MADSQAKSSGMSPGVGGGGSHESGGDQSPRSMNVREQDRFLPIANISRIMKRGLPANGKIAKDAKETMQECVSEFISFVTSEASDKCQREKRKTINGDDLLWAMTTLGFEEYVEPLKFYLTRYREMEGDNKGSGKGGESSVSAAGWSARLFLTRSLWKLSSKCFLLAKRRNKSTHKN from the exons ATGGCGGATTCACAGGCAAAGTCGTCGGGGATGAGTCCCGGAGTAGGAGGCGGTGGAAGCCACGAGAGCGGCGGAGATCAGAGCCCGAGGTCGATGAATGTTCGTGAGCAGGATAGGTTTCTCCCGATCGCTAACATAAGCCGAATCATGAAGAGGGGTTTGCCTGCAAACGGCAAGATTGCTAAAGATGCTAAAGAGACTATGCAGGAATGCGTCTCTGAGTTCATCAGCTTCGTCACCAGCGA AGCGAGTGATAAGTGCCAAAGAGAGAAGAGGAAGACTATCAACGGAGATGATTTGCTTTGGGCTATGACCACTTTAGGATTTGAAGAGTACGTTGAACCTCTCAAGTTTTACCTGACGAGATACAGAGAG ATGGAG GGTGACAACAAGGGATCAGGAAAAGGCGGGGAATCAAGTG TTTCTGCAGCAGGGTGGTCAGCAAGGCTCTTTCTCACAAGGTCCTTATGGAAACTCTCAAGTAAGTGCTTTCTCTTAGCAAAG AGGAGAAATAAGAGTACACACAAGAATTAG
- the LOC106309786 gene encoding nuclear transcription factor Y subunit B-10 isoform X1: protein MADSQAKSSGMSPGVGGGGSHESGGDQSPRSMNVREQDRFLPIANISRIMKRGLPANGKIAKDAKETMQECVSEFISFVTSEASDKCQREKRKTINGDDLLWAMTTLGFEEYVEPLKFYLTRYREMEGDNKGSGKGGESSVSAAGWSARLFLTRSLWKLSRFAYDGSNAERRVVVEQYSSQSTEIHLFMFLFPRI, encoded by the exons ATGGCGGATTCACAGGCAAAGTCGTCGGGGATGAGTCCCGGAGTAGGAGGCGGTGGAAGCCACGAGAGCGGCGGAGATCAGAGCCCGAGGTCGATGAATGTTCGTGAGCAGGATAGGTTTCTCCCGATCGCTAACATAAGCCGAATCATGAAGAGGGGTTTGCCTGCAAACGGCAAGATTGCTAAAGATGCTAAAGAGACTATGCAGGAATGCGTCTCTGAGTTCATCAGCTTCGTCACCAGCGA AGCGAGTGATAAGTGCCAAAGAGAGAAGAGGAAGACTATCAACGGAGATGATTTGCTTTGGGCTATGACCACTTTAGGATTTGAAGAGTACGTTGAACCTCTCAAGTTTTACCTGACGAGATACAGAGAG ATGGAG GGTGACAACAAGGGATCAGGAAAAGGCGGGGAATCAAGTG TTTCTGCAGCAGGGTGGTCAGCAAGGCTCTTTCTCACAAGGTCCTTATGGAAACTCTCAA GGTTCGCATATGATGGTTCAAATGCCGAACGCAGAGTAGTAGTAGAACAATATTCATCACAATCAACGGAGATTCATCTATTCATGTTCTTGTTTCCGAGAATCTGA
- the LOC106308192 gene encoding uncharacterized protein LOC106308192, with protein MEDNENKKSEGLGLIDVAAEDDSLLFSSFPNPTSYEFSEADEDEKCLNDGKDRTFLRETESCDEEILVSSVEEKEDVLQPRDSPEPQKVTKSGKYNLRKSLAWDNAFFTSQGVLEPEEISSMMESNHKSERNGLPTIQEDVNRSTESISTFQSDCPVENSQEFVLFEDVRASIQRSAKASDAPIPGKDNELGAIEVATSPTSSTVEVIASQEKMKPKASSKKLSIRANGSGKATKQPVSATRGLNTSVSKPTPNRVGKVRLLSTTPTFRASLDVSKTKLEKDSKLPAGKEPSVPRIPISRRPTFPKPSVVKSTLRSSAASKNELTSSCSSLESCASAASSSASHKSSLNQIKKKNDSSSRIANKSTSRGIMGQPRIPPPQPTKKTTKSNLSSAGSISDCSSESSRASATSQTAKSIQKAVSGANDTVKSLKNSKDASVVQADAKEGTKRVSAINGGLAPPGSMKQSGLRVPTPKIGFFDGGRQGSSSSAGKKVGKSPAQESSKLKTKAAASRLVPASSPKLQNKLYSKNNAEDQLEG; from the exons ATGGAAGACAACGAGAACAAGAAAAGCGAGGGCCTTGGTCTGATTGATGTCGCTGCTGAGGACGATAGCCTCCTCTTCTCCTCCTTTCCCAACCCCACCAGCTACGAGTTTTCCG AAGCAGATGAGGATGAAAAGTGTTTGAACGATGGAAAGGATCGAACTTTCTTGAGGGAGACAGAGTCCTGTGATGAAGAGATACTGGTATCTTCAGTAGAAGAGAAGGAAGACGTGCTTCAACCTCGTGACTCGCCTGAGCCTCAGAAGGTCACCAAGAGTGGGAAGTATAACTTGCGCAAAAGTCTTGCCTGGGACAATGCCTTCTTCACTAGCCAAG GTGTTTTGGAACCTGAAGAAATATCCAGTATGATGGAAAGCAATCATAAGAGTGAGAGGAATGGTTTGCCGACTATTCAGGAGGATGTTAATAGATCTACGGAATCCATTTCTACATTTCAAAGTGACTGCCCTGTGGAAAACAGTCAGGAGTTTGTTTTGTTTGAAGATGTAAGAGCGTCTATTCAAAGGTCTGCTAAAGCTTCTGATGCTCCTATACCTGGAAAAGATAATGAACTGGGAGCAATCGAAGTAGCAACCAGCCCAA CTTCAAGTACAGTGGAGGTCATTGCCTCTCAGGAGAAG ATGAAACCAAAAGCCAGTTCTAAAAAGCTGAGTATTAGAGCAAACGGATCAGGGAAGGCAACAAAACAG CCTGTTTCTGCTACAAGAGGTCTCAATACATCCGTTTCCAAGCCTACACCCAACAGAGTCGGCAAAGTCAGGCTCTTGTCAACTACACCAACGTTCAGGGCATCCCTAGATGTTAGCAAAACTAAACTCGAAAAAGATTCCAAATTACCTGCGG GTAAAGAGCCTTCGGTTCCTAGAATACCCATTTCACGAAGACCCACATTCCCAAAACCTTCTGTGGTTAAGTCAACTTTGCGTTCTTCAGCTGCCTCAAAGAATGAATTGACATCTTCCTGTTCTTCGCTAGAGAGCTGTGCCAGTGCTGCTTCATCCAGCGCTTCTCACAAATCTTCTCTGAATCAGATAAAGAAGAAGAATGATTCAAGTTCCAGAATAGCAAATAAATCTACATCTAGAGGTATTATGGGGCAGCCAAGAATCCCACCACCCCAGCCAACCAAGAAGACAACCAAGTCCAACCTTTCCTCCGCTGGCTCTATCAGCGACTGTTCATCAGAGTCATCACGAGCTTCTGCAACTAGCCAAACGGCTAAAAGTATCCAGAAAGCCGTCTCTGGTGCAAATGATACTGTGAAGTCTCTCAAGAACTCTAAAGATGCATCTGTTGTTCAAGCTGATGCTAAGGAAGGCACGAAACGAGTTTCAGCCATCAATGGTGGTTTGGCTCCTCCAGGTTCTATGAAACAATCAGGTCTCCGTGTGCCAACACCAAAAATCGGCTTCTTTGATGGA GGAAGACAGGGATCATCTTCATCTGCTGGTAAGAAGGTTGGGAAGTCACCGGCACAAGAGTCGTCGAAATTGAAAACTAAGGCAGCAGCTTCAAGGCTTGTCCCTGCATCGTCTCCGAAACTGCAAAACAAATTGTATTCCAAGAACAATGCAGAGGATCAACTTGAGGGGTGA